A single region of the Malaclemys terrapin pileata isolate rMalTer1 chromosome 2, rMalTer1.hap1, whole genome shotgun sequence genome encodes:
- the LOC128831260 gene encoding LOW QUALITY PROTEIN: zinc finger protein 521-like (The sequence of the model RefSeq protein was modified relative to this genomic sequence to represent the inferred CDS: deleted 1 base in 1 codon) produces the protein MPSLNHNGVDIEDDPTCSWPASSPSNKDQTSPSHGEGCDFGEEEGGPGLPYPCQFCDKSFSRLSYLKHHEQSHSDKLPFKCTYCSRLFKHKRSRDRHIKLHTGDKKYHCSECDAAFSRSDHLKIHLKTHTSNKPYKCAICRRGFLSSSSLHGHMQVHERNKDGSQSASRMEEWKMKDTQKCSQCEEGFDFPEDLQKHIAECHPECSPNEDRAALQCIYCHELFVEESSLVNHMEQAHNGEKKNSCSICSENFHTVEELYSHMDSHQQPESCNHSNSPSLVTVGYTSVSSTTPDSNLSVDSSTMVEMAPPITKGRGRKRAAQQVPDITGPSNKQAKVTYSCIFCNKQLFSSLAVLQIHLKTMHLDKPEQAHICQYCLEVLPSLYNLNEHLKQVHEAPDPALIVSTMPAMVYQCNFCSEVFNDLNTLQEHIRCSHGFANPAAKDSNAFFCPHCYMGITLGGWGLTSVCIYLYYFSAMLTFKVPEIGQSVFRKTAGKGIWSEF, from the exons ATGCCGTCATTAAACCACA ATGGAGTGGATATTGAGGATGACCCCACTTGCTCATGGCCAGCTTCATCACCTTCCAACAAAGACCAGACTTCACCAAGCCATGGAGAAGGTTGTGATTTTGGTGAGGAAGAGGGTGGCCCAGGATTGCCTTATCCGTGCCAGTTCTGTGACAAGTCGTTCAGTCGGCTCAGCTACTTAAAGCATCACGAGCAAAGTCACAGCGACAAGCTCCCTTTCAAATGCACATATTGCAGTCGCCTCTTTAAACACAAGCGGAGCAGAGATCGCCATATAAAACTTCACACGGGAGACAAGAAGTATCACTGCAGTGAATGTGATGCAGCATTTTCAAGGAGTGATCACCTTAAAATTCACTTAAAGACTCATACATCCAACAAGCCATATAAATGTGCCATTTGTAGACGTGGATTCCTTTCGTCTAGTTCACTGCATGGTCACATGCAGGTTCATGAGAGAAACAAGGATGGTTCTCAGTCTGCCTCCAGGATGGAGGAGTGGAAAATGAAAGACACTCAGAAATGCAGTCAGTGTGAAGAAGGCTTTGATTTCCCTGAAGATCTTCAGAAACACATAGCAGAATGCCACCCCGAGTGTTCCCCTAATGAAGACAGGGCTGCT CTTCAATGTATTTATTGCCATGAACTCTTTGTAGAGGAAAGTTCTCTTGTAAATCACATGGAGCAGGCTCATAATGGCGAAAAGAAGAATTCATGCAGCATTTGCTCAGAGAACTTCCATACCGTGGAAGAACTATACAGCCACATGGATAGTCACCAGCAACCTGAATCATGCAATCATAGCAACAGTCCTTCTTTGGTAACTGTTGGCTACACCTCAGTATCTAGCACCACTCCAGATTCAAACCTCTCGGTGGACAGTTCAACAATGGTAGAAATGGCTCCGCCAATAACAAAGGGTCGTGGAAGAAAGCGGGCAGCCCAACAAGTACCAGATATCACTGGTCCTTCGAATAAGCAAGCAAAAGTTACCTATAGCTGCATTTTTTGCAACAAACAGTTATTTTCAAGCCTTGCTGTTCTGCAGATACACCTGAAAACTATGCATTTAGATAAACCTGAACAAGCGCATATCTGTCAGTATTGTTTGGAGGTGTTACCTTCACTTTATAATCTGAATGAACATCTTAAGCAAGTCCATGAAGCTCCAGACCCAGCACTGATTGTTTCTACCATGCCTGCCATGGTCTACCAGTGCAACTTCTGCTCTGAAGTATTTAATGACCTCAACACTCTTCAGGAACATATCCGATGTTCTCATGGGTTTGCAAACCCTGCTGCTAAAGACAGTAATGCATTCTTTTGTCCCCATTGCTACATGGGAATAACTCTTGGAGGATGGGGGTTGACTTCTGTATGTATATACCTGTATTATTTTTCTGCAATGCTCACTTTCAAGGTGCCTGAAATTGGACAATCTGTTTTCAGGAAAACTGCTGGTAAAGGTATATGGAGTGAGTTTTGA